In Macaca fascicularis isolate 582-1 chromosome 15, T2T-MFA8v1.1, one genomic interval encodes:
- the ZBTB26 gene encoding zinc finger and BTB domain-containing protein 26, which produces MSERSDLLHFKFENYGDSMLQKMNKLREENKFCDVTVLIDDIEVQGHKIVFAAGSPFLRDQFLLNDSREVKISILQSSEVGRQLLLSCYSGVLEFPEMELVNYLTAASFLQMSHIVERCTQALWKFIKPKQPMDSKEGCEPQSASPQSKEQQGDARGSPKQDSPCIHPSEDSMDMEDSDIQIVKVESIGDVSEVRSKKDQNQFISSEPTALHSSEPQHSLINSTVENRVSEIEQNHLHNYALSYTGSDNIIMASKDVFGPNIRGVDKGLQWHHQCPKCTRVFRHLENYANHLKMHKLFMCLLCGKTFTQKGNLHRHMRVHAGIKPFQCKICGKTFSQKCSLQDHLNLHSGDKPHKCNYCDMVFAHKPVLRKHLKQLHGKNSFDNANERNVQDLTVDFDSFACTTVTDSKGCQPQPDATQVLDAGKLAQAVLNLRNDSTCVN; this is translated from the coding sequence ATGTCTGAAAGATCAGATCTCCTTCACTTCAAGTTTGAAAATTATGGAGATTCAATgttacaaaaaatgaacaaattaagaGAAGAGAATAAATTTTGTGATGTTACAGTTCTCATAGATGATATTGAGGTACAGGGACATAAAATTGTGTTTGCTGCAGGTTCCCCCTTCTTAAGAGACCAATTTTTACTGAATGATTCCAGAGAGGTGAAAATCTCCATATTACAGAGTTCCGAAGTGGGGAGACAATTGCTCTTATCCTGTTATAGTGGTGTGCTGGAATTCCCTGAGATGGAACTGGTAAATTACTTGACTGCTGCAAGTTTTCTTCAGATGAGCCACATTGTAGAACGGTGCACACAGGCCCTGTGGAAGTTTATAAAGCCAAAACAACCAATGGATAGTAAAGAGGGATGTGAACCACAGAGTGCTTCTCCCCAGTCAAAAGAACAGCAGGGAGATGCCAGAGGCTCCCCAAAGCAGGACTCACCTTGTATTCATCCATCTGAAGACAGTATGGATATGGAGGACAGTGATATTCAGATTGTTAAGGTAGAATCTATTGGGGATGTATCAGAGGTTAGAAGTAAAAAAGATCAGAACCAGTTTATTTCTTCTGAACCCACTGCTTTACATTCATCAGAGCCCCAGCACTCCCTGATAAATTCAACTGTGGAAAACAGAGTAAGTGAAATAGAACAAAACCATCTCCACAATTATGCCCTTTCTTATACAGGCAGTGATAACATCATCATGGCCTCAAAAGATGTCTTTGGCCCTAATATTCGAGGTGTAGACAAAGGCCTACAGTGGCATCACCAATGCCCAAAGTGTACCAGGGTGTTTCGTCACCTGGAGAACTAcgccaaccatttaaaaatgcacaaactCTTTATGTGTCTACTCTGCGGCAAGACTTTTACTCAGAAAGGCAACCTTCATCGACACATGCGTGTGCATGCCGGAATTAAACCTTTCCAGTGTAAAATCTGTGGGAAAACCTTTTCTCAGAAGTGTTCCTTACAGGATCATCTTAACCTTCACAGTGGAGATAAGCCCCATAAGTGTAACTATTGTGATATGGTTTTTGCACATAAACCAGTTTTGAGGAAACACCTTAAACAGCTGCATGGCAAAAACAGCTTTGATAATGCCAATGAGAGAAATGTACAAGACCTCACAGTGGATTTTGATTCTTTTGCATGTACAACAGTCACAGACTCTAAAGGGTGTCAGCCACAACCCGATGCAACACAGGTCCTGGATGCAGGTAAACTGGCCCAAGCTGTCCTGAACTTAAGAAATGATAGTACTTGTGTGAATTGA